ACTTCCTCGTTGATGTAGATGCCGGTCCTTCCGATGGCGTCCCTCCTCGTGAGAACGTGGACGCGCTCGGTAACGACCTCGATGCTCACGCCGAGAGTCTTCGCCACTTCGCTCTCCCGCCCCACGACTTCCCTTTCTATGTGACCCCTCTCCGTGGGGACTATAAGTATCAGCTTCTTATTCACCCCTGGAACGCGCTGCCTGGTCTTCACGCCCCATATGTCTATCATCCCTCCCCACCTGTAGAACTCAAGCTCCCTGTCGGTGGGGTCGATCAGCGGGAAGGTGACCGTCGTTTCCTCGTCTATCTCGATGACGCCCTTGATGAGGTGCCAGGGGGTGGCCATGACTATCTTTCTCCTGCTCACAAGCCCCTCAAGGGCCAGCTCGATGAGGTAGCTCGGCACCCGGTAGGGGATGAACACATCTATGTCGCTGTCCCGTCTGACGTCTCCCCTTGCGACGCTCCCGTAGAGCTGGGGGTCGAACTGCTCCAGTCTCTCCATGATCTCAAGCGCCTTTTCTCGCTTTTCCCACAGGTAGCGCCAGCGCTTTGGGGAGTAGACGACCTCCCTCTCATCCCAAACGCGAACTACCTTTTCCCTCGGCATCGAGCTAAGCTCGACCGGAACGTTTAAAGCCCTACCGATAGCGTTTTATATAGCGGGAACCAGTTTTGGGTGGTGAAAGAAATGCCAGTGCTGGGATTCAACGTAACCAAGATAGAGCTTGAGAGGGTCACACTCTCGGTGCCCCAGGGCCAGATAGAAGTCAGGCTCTCTCCCAAGGTTAAAGAGATGCGCCTCGGGGAGATACGCACCCCCACCGGAAAGATGAATGGGATAGAGATACTTTTCAGGTACGAGATTGATTACAACCCCAAGATCGCCCAGGGCGCAATTGAGGGCGTGATACTCTACGTTCCCCTCCAAAAGGACAAAATAGACGAAATACTCAACCTCTGGGAGGAGGAGAAAAAGATAGACTCACTGACCTTTGCCGAAGTCGTTAACTTCATAACCAAGGAAGTATCGCCGATACTCATGCTTATGGCCAAGGAGATGCGCCTGCCGTACCATGTGCCTCTTCCAAGGGTTGAGGTTAGGCCCCAGCCCCAGTGACCCTTTCTATTCCATTAAATTTTAGTGTCATTAATGATATATTCCCTCAGCTTCGTGTATCTTGGAGGCAGCCTCCTGAAGTCCCTCGCGGAGCATCGCGTTTTCTGCCAGCTCAAGTGCCCTTATATATGCCCTCTTGTTGAAGTAGTACTCGATATTATCTATATCGACGAGGACATCCTCCGAGCCTGTGGTGGCGGCGTAGTGTTTGAGAACTGCTATGCGTACCCTGGCGCGGAACTTCAGATCGCTCTTGGTTTCCAACACGTTTTTGTACGCTTCCATGGCCTCGTTTAGCTTCCCCATCCCTATGAGGGCCTCAGTGAGCTCCGTAAGTTTCTCTGCGGCCATCTCATAATCCCTCTGAGCGCGGTACGAGCTGATTACTTGGTAGAGCATCCTTGCTGTGTTGAGGCCGATGAGCTTCGCTCTGCTGAAGTTCTTCGCAAGTAGGTATGCATACTGGGCCTTTACAAGACAGCTGGTAGTTCCGTCCAGGTCTCCGTGGGAGTAGGCTATCTTGCTGGCCTTCTCAAAGTTTTTGGCCGCTGTGTCCATCATCTCTATGAAGTGTATGTCGTAGCCAAATATTGCACGGATAAAGCCCGCAAGCCGGTAAAAAGCTTCCGCGGCGCCGAGGGCATCTCCTTTCTCCAGTCTGCCCTCCGCGACCTGGCCGTAAAGGGTTATCAGGGTCTCGGCGAGCCTCTTGTACGATTCAATATTGTCTATCATCCTGTAGTATCGGTAGGCTGACTCATAAGCCCTTATTGCCATGGGAATGTCATCATTGTCCTGATAGGAATTGCCGAGGTCCTCATAAATGGCCGCGAACTCTTCGGCATACTTCATCAGGTTCTTCTCATCGTTAAGCGTCATGAAAATCTCAAGAACGTTTGAGCAGTACTCATCGAGAATGTCGAGATCAACCTCCGCGCGGGAGACCTCCGCCTCTATGAGGTCGATATACAGGTAGGCACTCTTGAGAAGGGAGGGCCTGGCCTTATCGATGGCGTTTGTCTTTTTGAGAAGGACGTATCCGAGGTACTTATACAGCCTCGCGGCGTCTTCGGTTTTGCCTTCCCCCTCATAACCCTTCGCGGCGCGGAGAACCAATTTTAGGCCATCTTTGATTCTCCCTTCATTGAGCCTCTTGAAGGCGAGCTGTTCGAGCTCTTCTGGCCCTTCTAGTCCGATGTTCGCTGGCAAATTTCTCACCCCACATGATTCAAGTCCAGGGCTTGTTGGCTAAAGTTAATGACTCGGGATATTTAAGCGTTGTCTATGCCCAGACTATTCTGTACCCCGCTGCCTTCCTAAGTCTGTTCATGACCGCAAATCCGAGGCCCTTCTCTTCGACGCCTTCGGCGATTATCACATCTACCCCGCGCTTATCCAGCTCTCGGAGGGCCCTGAACAGGTTCTTTGCAACTTCCTCCTCGGTCTTTCCGAGATAGAAGAATTCATCGGCCCCATACTCCTCGGTTGCCATGACTCCCACGCGGAGACCCTTTGCGCGGTACTCCTCGACCAGTTCCGCTATTTTCGCCCGCACGTTCTCCCGCTTTCCTTCGACGACTATAACCTGGGCGTTGGGGGAGTAGTGCTTGTACTTCATACCCGGTGAACGGGCCACATCGACCAGCTTGCCCCTAACGGCGGGGTGTATCTCGACCTCGCCTATGACCTGCTCTATCTCCTCAAGGGGCAGACCGCCGGGCCTCAGCAGGGTCGGCCTTTCGGAGCTCATGTCTATGACCGTTGACTCGACACCGATCTTCGTTTCGCCCCCGTCGATTATGCAGTCTATCCTTCCATAAAAGTCGTCTATCACGTGTTCCGCCAGTGTTGGGCTGGGCTTTCCGCTTATGTTTGCGGAAGGTGCCGCTATCGGGGTGCTGGCCTTTATAAGGGCGAGCGCTATCGGATGGGCAGGCATCCTTACCGCGACGGTGTCGAGGCCTCCGGTGGTGGCGTAGGGAACCTCCTCCCTCTTGGGCAGAACCATCGTCAGCGGACCGGGCCAGAACCTCTCGGCGAGAAGCTTCGCCTCCCTTGGGATGTCTCTCGCAAGCTTCCTCAGGTCGTCGAAATCGGAGATGTGGACTATGAGCGGGTTGTCCGGGGGCCTGCCTTTGGCCTCGAATATCCTCTTAACGGCCTCTTCGTTGAGCGCATCGGCACCGAGACCGTAGACTGTCTCCGTTGGAAAAGCTACGAGCTTTCCCATCAGTATGAATCTCGCGGCTATTCTTATTTTCCTCTCATCCACTCCGTCCCGCATGTTGATTACTACCGTCATTCTCCCACCAAGGGTTCACCTGGAGGAGGCCGTTAAAAACGTTGCCCAAGAACATCAGCGTAGACTTCCTCAACCTCACGGGCTATTCTGCTCCATGAGTACGTCCCGGCGATTCTCCTCCCCCTGTGGCCCGCTTTAGCATTGAACTTTGGTTCTAGGAGCAGTTTCACAGCATTGACCAGCTCATCGAGGCTCTCAAACGTTAGGCCGTTTTTGCCCTCTCGTATAAGCTCAGGGACGGCGCTGACACGCCTTCCCACCGCCGGGACACCGAGGCTGTTAGCCTCAAGCACGACGAGTCCAAAGCCTTCCCGCTTGGAAGGAAGAACCAGCAGCTTGCTCCGGGACAGTATGGTATCCACATCGTGTCGGTAGCCTGTGAACTCGACATTTCGGGGAGCTACTGCCTGGAGCTGTTTTCTAAGAGGGCCGTCACCGACCATAAGGAACCTCTCCTCCGGCAGACGGCGGGCCAGCTCTATGAACGTTTCTGGGCTCTTGTAATCCCTGAGAGCTCCGATGTACGTGATGTAATCCCTCCTTCTGCTGGTTTCTCTTAGCGGTTTGACACCGTTGGGTATGACCCTCACCCTACTCGCTCCGAGGGATGCCGCCTTCTTGGCGAGCCAGTGGCTGACGGCTATAATCGCGTCAGCGCTGTTCAGTGTTCTCTTCACATAGAATCTCCCGAGGGCTAACGTTGCCGTGTGCTCTAGATCGCTTCCGTGGGCCGTCACAATGAGAGGGAGTCCGGTTTTTTCCTTTGCGAGAACCCCTGCAAAACTCGTCGTTCCAATGAAGTGAGCGTGGATCAGGTCAAAGCCAAACTTTCTGTGGAGTCTGGATATCTCCCTTGCCCCAAGCAGGGCGAAGCTCGTCCCCCTGATTCCATAAACCGGTGGAACCGTGACGTAGTGGACAAATTCTGATTCAAATTCCCTCGGCTCGATGGGCCCGTAGGTAAGGACGTGAACCTCGTGCCTCTTTCTCAGCTCCCTTACGAGGCTGTCCAGGTGGTTGGCAACGCCTCCGCCGTGTGGTGGATAGTGTCCTACCATCAGAATCCTCATTTTGACCGGAGAAAGTGGAGAGGAGGCGTTAAAAAGGCTTATGGTCTTCCCCTGTCCCGTCCTCCAGGAATCCCGGGGGAGCCCGGCATGCTCCTTTTGGTCGTCAGCATCGCCATTTCGTTTCTGATCTGAGGTATCAGGTCATTGAGGAGGAGGGAGTAGTCCCCCCTGCTGAGCGCCTCTTTGGCCTGAGCCAGGAGGGACTCCAGCTCGCCCACATCATAGCCCTTCCGTTTGAGTACTCTAACCATGACCTCAAGCTGGTGTATCTCAAGCTCTAACTGCATCCTCACAGATCCCTGGTATACGGTTCTCATCTCGCTGTATGCGCGGGATATGACAAAGTCCGCATTGAAGCTGGCTATCATGGCGAGCTGGTACGCTCTGGAGTATTCACCCGAGTTGTAGGCATCCCATGCAGCGTTCAGGGCACTCTTCGCCCCTTCGAGCTTTTTCCTTGCGGCCGGTATCTGGAGCCCATCAAGGAGCCCTTCAGCGCGGCCGGTTTTGTTCTGGACGTTGATGAGAAGTGAATAAACCTCATCCCTCGTGGGGGACTGGGCAAGGTTTCCCTCCTCGTAGCCTGTGAAGTGGGATTTCATCCATTCATCAAG
This window of the Thermococcus thermotolerans genome carries:
- a CDS encoding nucleotidyltransferase domain-containing protein produces the protein MPREKVVRVWDEREVVYSPKRWRYLWEKREKALEIMERLEQFDPQLYGSVARGDVRRDSDIDVFIPYRVPSYLIELALEGLVSRRKIVMATPWHLIKGVIEIDEETTVTFPLIDPTDRELEFYRWGGMIDIWGVKTRQRVPGVNKKLILIVPTERGHIEREVVGRESEVAKTLGVSIEVVTERVHVLTRRDAIGRTGIYINEEVPDWMSFEEALKLIADRDPNVRRKVRERGGI
- a CDS encoding L-threonylcarbamoyladenylate synthase encodes the protein MTVVINMRDGVDERKIRIAARFILMGKLVAFPTETVYGLGADALNEEAVKRIFEAKGRPPDNPLIVHISDFDDLRKLARDIPREAKLLAERFWPGPLTMVLPKREEVPYATTGGLDTVAVRMPAHPIALALIKASTPIAAPSANISGKPSPTLAEHVIDDFYGRIDCIIDGGETKIGVESTVIDMSSERPTLLRPGGLPLEEIEQVIGEVEIHPAVRGKLVDVARSPGMKYKHYSPNAQVIVVEGKRENVRAKIAELVEEYRAKGLRVGVMATEEYGADEFFYLGKTEEEVAKNLFRALRELDKRGVDVIIAEGVEEKGLGFAVMNRLRKAAGYRIVWA
- a CDS encoding glycosyltransferase family 4 protein — encoded protein: MRILMVGHYPPHGGGVANHLDSLVRELRKRHEVHVLTYGPIEPREFESEFVHYVTVPPVYGIRGTSFALLGAREISRLHRKFGFDLIHAHFIGTTSFAGVLAKEKTGLPLIVTAHGSDLEHTATLALGRFYVKRTLNSADAIIAVSHWLAKKAASLGASRVRVIPNGVKPLRETSRRRDYITYIGALRDYKSPETFIELARRLPEERFLMVGDGPLRKQLQAVAPRNVEFTGYRHDVDTILSRSKLLVLPSKREGFGLVVLEANSLGVPAVGRRVSAVPELIREGKNGLTFESLDELVNAVKLLLEPKFNAKAGHRGRRIAGTYSWSRIAREVEEVYADVLGQRF